The window GCGGCCCGTACACGATCAACTTCGACGACGAGGACTCGGAGATCCCGAACGGGTCGCCGGCGGGGATCGGCAACCCGCAGCTGAACAAGGACGCGACCTACTACTTCCTCGCGGTGGCCTATGACCGCTGCAAGAACCACAGCGAGGACACCGCGGAGGCGCGTTCCACGGCCGAGCAGTGCAGCGACTGTCTCGTCGGCGAGGTGTGCCGCGACGCGCCCCCGCCCGCCATGGACCTGCGCGTCACCCAGGGATGCAACGGGGCGCCCCTGCGCCTGGAGTGGAACTACGACGCGGGCAACTACATCACGAACCCGGACTTCCAGGGCTTCCGCGTGGTGCGCTGCCAGGGCGCCGGCTGCGTGCCGCTGGACCCGGCGCTGGGCGGCGGCGGGACCGTCCTCGGGGGCACCTACCTCTCGCCGGACACCTACCTGCTGGACGACAGCGTCGTGGACGGCCAGATCTACAACTACCGCGTCTACGCGGGCGACTGCTACTACCAGCGCTGGCTCGAGGGTCAGGCGATCGACCCCGCCAACGACCCGACGAACAACGCGGCCTCGACCAGCATCTCGGGCATCGCCCTCGGCTTCTTCGATCGTGCCCACGTCGTCGGCGACCTCGAGACGACGCTGACCGCCGACATTGACTCGGTGCAGAACACGATCCCCGTCGCCTCGACCGTCGGCTGGACGCACCGGCAGATCCAGATCAACTCCGAGGTCATCGAATGCAACGGGGTGACGCCGACCGAGTTCACGGACTGCTGGTGGCGCGGGGCCGAGGGGACGGTGGCCATCTCGCACACCGCGGGCACGCCGGTGCGCAGCTACCCGCCCGCACCCGCGCGCGCGGCCGTGACCGGCGACCTCTCGCTGGTGCCGCCGACGTTCCTCCACAACTTCGTCCTGGTCGGCGCGCGCAACACCTCGGCGGGCCAGCTCCGCCTCACCGAGCTGGAAAGCTCCTGGGAGGACCCGGCCGCCTTCTTCACGCGCCTGCTCTACTACGACCAGGCCGGCACCGCCACGGTCCTGATGGAGGATACCGTCCCGTTCCAGCACGGCTCCTCCGGCAGCATCGCCGTCCTGCAGCCGGTGGACGTCGACCCGCAGCTGGACAACATCCCGCTGAAGCTGACCTTCCTCAAGGCCGACGGGACGGCGGACAGCTCACTGGACCTGCGCGAGGAGCCCATCGACCTGCGCTGGCACTATCGCAACAACGCCACGGGGATCGACACCTGCATGCGCGCGTGGGCGCCGCCGGCGCCCGAGGGCATCATCGCACCGCAGGGCCCCACGATCATGGGCACGACGCAGAGCGCCCCGACGTGGGGGACGGTCGCCTGGCCGGTGCCGGGGCTGCAGAACAACCCCCCGGACGCCGTCGTCGTGCCGAGCGGCTCCTGGAACTTCGTCCAGACGAACGTGCACGACACCTCGGGGACGGGCATCGCGTCGGTGCGCCTCTACTACACGACGACCGACCCCGGCGTCGACGTCGCGCCGGCGGTCAGCGGCGCCTACCCGGGCTGCGACCCCTACACCATGGTCGAGCTGACCAACTGGGCCGGCACCGAGATCTGGTCCGGGTCGTTCCCGGCCTGGCCGATCCAGCCGTCTTCGCTCGACGGCCGGAACGTCTGGTTCTTCGTCGTCGCGGTGGACAACGAGGGGAACTTCGACCGCGAGCCGGAGGTCAACCAGGGCGCCTTCCAGTACTTCCAGCAGCCCGAGGACCCCTGCCTGAACACGCCGCGGGCGCCCGAGCTGACCGGGACGTCGGACGCCTCGAGCGTCAGGCTCGACTGGTCCGGCTCGTGGTGGGGGCCGCCGCCGACCTACTACAACACGAACTGGTCGGTCTGCACCGATCTGGCCGGCTTCCGGGTCTACCACCAGATCGGCCAGCGCTCCTGGAACGAGGTGGCCGGCTCGCCCTTCCCGGCGACGACGCAGAACTACACGAAGACCTTCACGATCGCGGTCGCGACGCTGGCCGGTGCGGTCGGCCTCGCCGACAGCACGCTGCCGGTGAACAGCACCGCCGGCTTCCTCCCGAGCGGCGGGAAGGTCAGGATCGACACCGAAATCATCAACTGCACCGGGGTCACCGTGGACAGCTTCACCGGCTGCACCCGTGCGGTCGACGGGACGACCGCGGCCACCCACGCGCCGGGCGCCGGCGTGACGCAGGACCTGATCGCGCTGTATGCCAACTCCTTCTTCGTCCGCGCCTTCGATACCTGCGGCACGGGGGTGAAATTCTCGGATTCGGCGATCTTCACCGAGGGCTTCTGCTCGCCGCGCTGCCAGATGCAGGTCTGGCCCTCCGGGACGAGCATCCAGCCAGGCGACACGGTCTGGGTCCAGATCCAGGCCTGCGAGAAGGCCGGCAACGGCTCGGCCGACACGATCTACGTGCACACGTGCTCCTCGGTCGAGGGCGATGACTTCGCCCTCACGGAGAGCGGGGACAGCGGCTGGTTCTCGGGGAGCTTCTCGACGCAGCTGGCCAACTCGGCTGGGGGCGGCAACGCGGTCCTGATGGTGCGCGCCGACGACACGATCACGATCGGCGGGTTCGAGTCGGGCCCCAGCGGCTTCGGGAACCTCGACGTCTGCACCGGGCACACCTACAGCTGCGGCGCGGCGCAGACCGTCACGGTCCACACCCTGGGCGCGGACGTCTGCGCGGACGACCACACGCCGCCGGTGCCGAGCGGGGTGAGCACGACGAAGGTCGGCAGCTGCTCGACCGAGTCGGTGCTGCCCAACAACACCAAGCAGCTCACCGTGAGCTGGAGCAAGGTCTCGCCGCCGCCCGGTTGCACGCGGATGTACTACCGCGGCTACCAGTGCGAGACGGCCGGGTGCACGCCCTCGACCCCGATCAACGGCTTCTTCGCCTCGGAAGCGGGCAATTGCCCTGGTGGCACGACCTGCACCAGCAACCAGATCGCGGAGGCCTCCAAGCTCGATTCTAAGGTGTACCGCTTCGCCGTCTCCGCGGTCTGCGAGATCGACAATTGCTCGACGGCGCCGACGATCCGGACGTGGGAGAGCGCCGTGAGCGGCGTCGCCGACGACCCCTGCCCGTGACGCGGACGTGAACGAGGACACGACAATGAAGGCGCACATGGCGACGAAGAAGCGGCAGGGCCTGCGCCCCTCGCCGCTGGCGAACGAGCGCGGGATGCTCCTGGTGATCACGATGGTCATCCTGCTCGTGGTCTCGACGCTGGCGGCGGCGAACCTCATCAACGCCTTCCTCGAGCGCAGCCTCGCGAAGAACCAGAACAACGCGACAGTCGCGCTCAATGCGGCCGACGGCGGCGTCCAGGACGGGCTGACGTGGCTCAACAACGACGTGAACCTGCCGACCATCCCCACGGCGACGAACCCCTGGACGCGCCCCGGCGACCCGGTGACGCGCGCCGGTCTCTCGAGCGGCGCGACCTACACCGTGAACCTCTCGTTCAAGCGGGACGCCGAGGACCAGGACTGCGACGGCCGCACCGACGACATCGTGGTCTTCAACAAGGGGGGGCTGGCCCTCGCCTGTCCCCACGACGGGTACTTTCCATTCCCCGGGGCGTACTTTTCGGGAGCGGCGGGGGACGAGGGCTACCCCGTGATCACGATCAACTCCAAGGGCTACCTCGGGACCCTCGCCAGCAACCGCGGCTACCGTGAGATCGAGATGGACGTCGCGCGCAACAAGCTTCAGGCGCAGGTGGAGGGCGCGTTCACGGCGCGGGCCGGGGTCACGACCTCCGGCTCCGCGCACACCGACGGGCGCAACCACGATCTCACGGGGGGCCTCGTCGGCGGTGGCACCGGGTGCATGGGCGACAAGCCGGGCATCACGTACGACGCCGGACTGGCGCTGACCGAGACCTGTCCCAACGCGAACATCGACGGCAATCCCTGTGTGGCCAACTACGACCCGAGCGCCCACGGCGGCGAGCCCATCAAGAAGACTCCCTGGGGGGTGCTCGGACTCTCGCAGGCTGACTTCGCCTCGATGTTCATCAAGAAGAACAAGCCCTCCCCGCCCTTCGCGCCGAACACGCCGCAGGACCAGCTGGACATGACCGAGTGCTACCCGAAGCAGCAGTACGTCTGGTTCTACAGCGACTTCACGACGCCCGGCAGCAACGTCCAGTACACGACGTCCTCGCCCTGCAACAATTACGGGGGCATCCTGGTGATCCACAACGAGAACTTCGATCCCGATCAATGGGAGGCGCGCTGCTTTGCCGGCTCCACCGACGCCTACTGCAGCGCCGACGCCGACGCCGACGGACGGCCGGACAATGCCCCGGCGGTCTTCAGCATGCAGGGCAACGTCCAGTGGACCGGGATCGTCATCGCGGACCAGGTCGTCAAGGTCACCGGCACGCCGACGATCCTGGGCGGCGTCATTTCGCTCGCATCAGGCGGCGTCATCGAGTCGGACATCACCGGCGACATCGACATCCAGTACAGCTGCGAGGCGATCAGCGGGGCCACCAACCAGGGCTACAAGACCCGCCTCGGCTGGCGCCGGCTGCGGTAGCCGCGGGCGTCAGATTCCTCGGCCCGGGGGGAGCTTCCTCCCGGGCCGCCGTGTTCTTCAGCGTCCGGCGGCAGGCAAGTACGATTTCGTGACGTGGCAGCCGCCGACGCACCGGCCCCCGGCCCCGACCTTGTGGAACTCGAGCTGGAGGCAGGGCACGCCGTTGCAGTCGAGCACGCGCCGGACCAGACGGGGGCCCTCGGTGGCGTGCGGGTCGTGGCAGTTGCGGCAGGTCACGCCGGGCTGGACGCGGGTGCCGACCTCGTTCTTCGAGACCCGGTCGCGCAGGTGCAGGGCATGGAGGTTGCTCTCACCGTCGGCGAAGCCCGTGTCCGCCGCGCGGGAGGGATCGGTGAGCGCCCCCTCGTCGTGGCACTCCCAGCACAGGCCGAAGCGGCCCGGGTCGAACGGCAGGTACTGCTCGAGGGGGTAGGGGCGCACCAGCAGTCCCGGCGCGGCCGCGTCATGCGGCGGGTGGCAGGCGGCGCAGTCCCCTGAACTCACGGGGTCGTGGACCGCCTCCCCTGCGAAGCGCTCGCGCTTGTGGCACTCGAAGCAGAGGGCCGCGCGCGGTTCGCGCAGCAGCCTGGTCTCGCGGGCCGCGTGGGCGCGGTGGCAGCCGAGGCACCCCTTCCCCGCGAGCGCGCCGTGGCGGTACGCACCGCGGCCGACGTCGTCGTGGCACTGGCGGCACGTGTCCGCGGCCGTGCCCTCGATGCGCCAGCCCTTCGCCGGGTCCCCGTGGCAGGCGCCGCAGTCCCGCTCCTCGAAGGGGGGATGGCGCCGCGCGTAGATGAAGCCGGGGGAGTCGCCGCCGTGGGGGTCGTGGCACTCGGTGCAGCGGCTCCCGGCGAGCGCGAAGCCGCCGTGGCCCGCCGCTGCCGCCGCCGCGCGCAGGTCGTGGCAGCGGGAACAGACCCTGTCCTCCGGCCCGAGCAGCACCAGGCGGTTCTCCGGCCCGTGGTCGAGATGGCAGGCGCTGCAGGCGCCCGAGCGTACCGGGTCGTGCGGGCGTCCCTGCGAGAAGCGGCGGACGTCCTTCTCGTGGCAGCCCACGCAGCGGCGGTTGATGCTCTCCTCGAGGGGGGTGGGGTTGGCGAGCGCCCCGCGCGCGCTCCGGAACGCAACGGGGGGCGGAGGCTCGCGCAGCAACTCCTGCACCGCCTGCGGCAGGGCCTCGGCGCCGCGCGAGAAGGCGTAGGACTGGGCGGTGTGGCACCCCGAGAGGCACTGCCCGCCGAGATCGGTGCGCTCGTAGTCCAGCTTCAGGCACGGGATGCCGTCGCAGTCGAGGTCGCGCCGCACGAGCCGGGGGCTGTCCGAGGTGTGGACCTCGTGGCAGGCGCGGCAGGACACCGCGCGGGGCGCCGCCCCCGGGGCGCCGTTGCGCAGGTGGAGGGCGTGGTAGTTGCGCCCGTTCCCCCGGAAGAGCGTCCGCTCGGCGTCGGCCGTGAAGAACGACTCGCGCGCGTGGCACCCCAGGCAGAGAGCCGCGTCGCGCTCGCCACCGGCGGTGCGCCCGAGCGCATAGCGCGCCGTGAGCAGGAAGGGCTCGCGCGAGGCGTGCGGATCGTGGCAGGAGAGGCATTGCCCCTGCCTGACCGGGGCGTGCTGGATGCGCCGAGCGAATTCCTCCCCGCCGTGGCAGCCGAGGCACAGTTCCCTGACCGGCTTCACCAGCCGGCCGTCGTAGCGGTGGCACTGGTCGCAGCGTCCGAAGGCGAGTGGCCGGTGGCGGTTCGGCACCAGCAGGTGCTCCTCGGCCGAACGGTGGGGGTCGTGGCACGACACGCACCGGGCCTTGGGGCCCCGGATCTCGCGGTGAGCCTTCAGGAACGCGCGCTCGCCGGTGTCGTGGCAGCCGTCGCATACGGCGTTGCCGTCGGCGGTGAGCACCAGCCGCTCGTCGGCGCCGTGGTCCGCATGGCAGGCGTCGCATTCATCGTCCTGGAACGGCGGGTGAGTGCTGCGGCTGCCGGCGCCGACGTCCTTCTTGTCGTGGCATTCGAGACACCCATCAGAGGCCCCGACGGGCGGCGGCGCGAGGATGAGCACGAGTGCCGTCAGGAAGGCTGCCGGAGCGGCTGAGCGCAGGCGTCGCAAGGGCATTTCCCCTAGATAGCACACATGGAGTCCGTCCTTCAAGAAGCCGCAGCGCGGGGACGGCGCGTGGACCCTGCCATCGATCGGAGCAGCGCGTCGAGGAAGAAATGTGACTTGCATCACACAGAAAAGTATATATTATGTTAGCAGAGCCGCTGAAAGCGGCATTCATGAAGCACTCCGGGGCGAGGAGGTGGAAACCCATTTTATCCCGGAGGGCATGGGGTCCGGCATGCAATTGAGACAGCCGCGCAAGCCGGTGAGGGCAACCAGAGGGCATTGTACTCAATGTAATCGAGTACGTTCCGGGAGGGATTATGGGCAGCTCATCGAAAAGGGGGTGGAATTCCCCGCGATCTTGGGTAGTGTCCTGCGCACTGGTCTGCCTGTTCGCGGCCGCTGGCATCCTGGGCGGGGCGCAGGCCGGTCTGGCGGCGGGTGACTTTCCCCTGAGGCCGTTGCCCGGGGCCCCTGTCTTCAGCTCGACCCCCGGCCCGTACAAGCTTGCGTATCAGGGCACGGGCACCTTCGACGGGGGGAGCGCCGCGTTGAGCCTGACCCTCGACGGTGCGCCCGTGGGTGCCTACCTGTACCTCGCCGGCACGGACGACAACCGTCCGGGCGGCGATCCGAACGTGCGCGTGGCGATCACGAACGGGAGCGGGACGACCCGCGTCATCAACGTGGTGCCGGTTGTCTACGCCACCCCAACCGTTCCCGCCCAGTACGTCAGCCGGGTCGAGATCACCCGCTACCTCTCCCGGGGGAAGAACACGCTGGCGATCTCGGGGTACGACCTCGAGACCCCGGACGCCGCGTTCGTCTTCGCCGTATTCGACGGCGGCGCCGACGCATCGCTGAAGTACATCCTGGTCCGCGACGGCGCGGACATCGGCTGGTACCCGGAACTGCCGCCGCTCGGGCCTGACAGCGAGGCCGTGAGCTTCCGGTTCGCTCCGGCCGTCACGGGGCGACAGGGGAGCGTGCTGCTGGCAATCACGGACGGCGATTCCGGTCGCGGCGACGAGGTCCTCGGGTTCACCGGGACGGGATTCCCATCCGACCAGCTGACCGACACCGATGCCGACGGGCGCCTCGACATCGTCAACCGCCGGGTGGCGTTGACGGCAGTCGACACCCCGCCGCGGGGGAACGATCCGGCGAACGCCGGGGGGACGCTCGAGGCGAGGCGCGGGGCGTTCAGCCTCGAGGAGGACTGCCTCGGCGAGCCGGTCGCCACCGGCGGGTGCGCGATCGGCCCGAACTTCGGCCTCGTGAGCGGGCGGTACCCGATCCCGCCGGGGCACCGGCACGCGGAATTCCAGATCCAGTCCGAGGACCCGGAAGACGGCGACAGTTTCATGCTGTTCTTCGCCCTCGCCGTGGTGCCGTACAATGAGACGGTCGACCCGCTTCCCGACATCCAGGTGGTCAAGAACGTGACGCCGACGGTGATGCCGGAGCCGGGCGGCCCTGCTGACTTCGAGGTGATCGTCACCATCCCCGTCTGGTCCGAGGAGAGCGTGTGGGTCACCTCGCTCGTCGATGACGTGTTCGGCAACCTCACGGGCAGAGGGACGTGTCTCCTGCCGCGGTCGCTGCCGCGGGGCGGCTCGTACCGCTGCACCTTCACGGCGCCGGTCAGCGGGACCGTGGAGCGGCGCCACCGCGATGTGGTGACCGTCTCCGGCGTGGGGATGATCTCCCGCGCGCCCGTGAGCGCCAGCGACGATGCGATCGTGAACTTCACCCGTGACATGCCCGGCAGGATCATCGTGCAGAAGGTGACGGTGCCCGAGGGGGCGCCGGCGCTGCAGTTCGGCTTCACGGCCAGCTACAACGCGGCCGGGTTCCAGCTGGCCAACGGCCAGAGCAACGACAGCGGGGATCTGGTGGCCGGGACGTACAGCGTCGCCGAGACGATGCCGCTGCCGGCCAACTGGACGCTGGAGTCGGCGGTGTGCGACGACCAGAGCCCGGTGGGTGCGATCTCGCTGCAGGCGGGCGAGACGGTGACGTGCGTCTTCACGAACCGGTACACGCCCACGCCCGGCATCCGCATCGACAAGACGGCCTCGCCCCTCGAGGTCTACCCGGGCGACCCGGTCACGTACACCTACACGGTGACCAACACCGGCAGTGTGGTCCTTGTTGACATCACGGTCACGGACGACCGCATCGCCGGCCAGATTGCGGCGGTTCCCAGGCTCGAGCCAGGAGAGAGCTTCACGGTGACGAGGACCGTTGTGGCACCGGCTTGCGGCCAGGCAGGAACGACATCTACTCCGTGCAGTCAGCTGCCTACGTCACTATTTGGCCCTGTCCCGGAGCCGCATCTCGTGACCTGCTATCTTCGCAACATTGCGACAGTTGAAGCCTACGAGCCAGCGCTGAGGATCATGGCGACGGATTCCGATGACGCCTGTATCAAGATTCTGCCGTTCAGTGCCGTTGGCAACCGCGTCTGGGAGGACCTTGGCAACCTGGGGATCAGAGACGCCGGCGAGCCGGGCATCAGGGGAGTGAGAATATCGCTGCTCAAGGATGGCGTCGTGATAGCGAGAACGGTCACAGACGACCTGGGCCGGTATTCCTTCGAGAACCTCAGGGCCGGTACATACGTTGTCGACCCGGATGACGTTCCGGGATATCGGCTGACGACGGGGAACGACCCGTTGCCGGTGACCCTGCATGTTGGCGAGTACTTTACACTCGCCAATTTCGGCTTCCAGTTGTTGCCCTGACTGGATAGCGGCAACCTGCGCTGCACGGGCCCGGGGGCGGTTAGCCTCCGGGCCCGATGTTCTGCTCCTTAAGTCGTACGGCTGGCGCGCATACACAGAAGCCAGGAGGCGAATCCCACCCTATCCTACCGCTCGCTCAACCGGAACGGGTTGTAGCTGATTCCGACGTCGAAAGTGTCGATTCCCTCCGTCGCCTTGAGCCGGTTCACGGCGAGGTACGTTAGCGGGGTGGCAGCGGCCTCGAAGCCGACCTTGAAGACGTAGTTCGAGACGGCGACCGACCAGAGCAGCGGCCCGGGCAGGACGCCCGCGAACGCCACGAGAACGAAGATCGCGGTGTCGAGCCCCTCGCCCACCAGCGTCGAGCCGATCGTGCGGGTGAAGAGCCAGCGCCCCCCGGTGAGCACCTTCATCCGGGAGAGCACCCAGGAGTTGGAGAATTCACCGGCGAAGTAGGCGAGCAGACTCGCGAGAACGATGCGGGGCGTCTGGCCGAGGATCGCGACATACGCGTCCTGGTTCGGCCAGTCGGCCGCCGGCGGGAGCGCGCCGACGAGCGCGAGCGTCGCCGCCATGAGGCCGGTGGCCGCGAAACCCGCCCAGATCACCCGCCGCGAGCGGCGGTAGCCGTAGACCTCCGTCAGGATGTCCCCGAAGATGTAGCTGGCCGGAAAGAGGATCGTCCCGCCGTCGAACGTGAACGGCCCCAGCACGAGGATCTTCGTCGAGGCGACGTTCGAGATGAGCAGCACGGCCACGAAGGCGGCCAGGACGAGGTCGTAGGCCCTGCCGGCGGGCGCCCCGCATGCCCCGCCGCGATCGCGCACGGTTTCCATAGGCCGCGGATTATGCCACAGGCCGGCCGGCCCCGACGGTTGACAGTGCCGCGAGCGCGCCCCTACAATCCCGCTCCATGGCCGAGCTGCCGATCGTCAAGAAGCTCGAGGAGGAGGTCGCCGCCCTCGACCGGGAGTGCCGCATCACGCTGCCGCGCCTGATCCGCGAGGCGGCGGCGCAGGGCGACATCTCGGACAACGCGGAGTACCGCGCGGCCAAGCAGCGCCAGGAGTTCGTCCAGGCGCGCATCGGCCACCTCAAGCAGCGACTGGCGAGCCTGGCGCTCATCAACCCGGCGAGCATACCGCGCGACCGGGTGGGCTTCGGCACCACGGTGACGCTCGAGGACGCCGACAGCGGCGAGGAGAAGGTCTACCGCATCGTGCACCCCGAGGAGGTCGACGCCGGCCAGGGGATGATCTCGCTGCTCTCGCCGGTCGGGCAGGCGCTGCGCGGCAAGCAGGAGAACGACGAGGTCGTCATCCGCACGCCGACCGCCACGCGCACCTACCTCGTCACCCGCCTCCGCACCCTCCACGACGCCGACGACTAGCAGGCCGCCGCGCCCGGCAGGGGCGTGACCGCGGTCACAGCCTGCGGCCTTGCGCCGGGGCTACCTTCGCAGGCGACAATCACCGTACGGGAGGGGTGTCGCATGCGCGCTGTGGTCGGATGCCTGGCTCTCTTCGCTGTCATGGCGGTCAGTCTCCCGCCGGCCCCGGCGGCCGCCGGTTCCGTCGCGCAGGTCTACTACGTGCCGCTGCCGGAGGACCAGATCCACGTCGCGCTCACGGGCATCTTCCCCGGTCCCGCGGCCTGTGGTGCCAGCCAGGGCCTGGGGGTCGGCGACGCCATCGTGACGTATCTCTCCCTGACGCCGGTGGCCGAGGGGACGGTCATCACCTACGACCACTGGGAGGACGGGTACGAGGCCGACATCGCCCGCCCGTCGCAGGCGAGCACGGAGGTCTGGGGCGACGGCGACCCGGCAAACGGGTCCGCGCCCGGCTTCCCCGACGACCGGATCGGCGCCGGCGGCGTCATCGTGCTGCACAACGAAGTCCCCGCTGCCGGCCGCGGCGCGATCCTCGACTACGACGGCGGCGACAAGCTGGCGGCGAGCCTGCCGATCGCCGTGACGCGCGCGGCGTGGGGGACGGGGACCGGCACCCAGCTGGCGGGCGCGCTGGAGATGCGCGAGCTCAGGCAGTGGGGGCGCCTCTTCCGGGCGCCCGTCGGGCAGGACGTCCCCGGGACGCAGATGTTCCAGCTCACGTCGCTGCTCGTCATGGCCTCGCGCAACGGCACGAGCGTTGCCATCGACGCGAACGCGGACGGGACGCCGGAGACCTTCGCGACCCTCGACGAGGGCCAGAGCTACCAGGTGCCTCGCGGTGTGCTCGCGGGCGCCTCGGTCGCGGCGTCGGCGCCAGTCCAGGCCGCCCTGATCACGGGTGACGTCTGCGCCACCTACCAGTCGCGTTGGTTCTCCCTCGAGCCGGAGGGGCATTGGGGCCCGAGCGCCTGGGCGCCGGTGGGCACGGGCGCCGGTCATCCGACCGCCGTCTACGTCTTCAACCCTGGCCACGCCCCCGTTGCCGTGGTCCGCGAGACGCTCGCCGGGCGCGACGCGGGCGTCGTGGTCGCCCCCCGGTCGGTGCGTGCCTTCGCGGTGCCCGAGGCGTCCGGCGCCCGCTTCGCGTCGGCCGGCGGCGAGCCGATCCTTGCGGTCGGGACCGTCGACGCCGGCGGCAGCGCGTACGAGTGGAGCTTCTCCCTCATCCAGGAGTCGCTCCTCACCCCGCAGGCCCTCGTCGGCTGGGGGGCCGGGCGCGACCCGCTCAGCGACGTCAAGCCCGACGAGAACGGCAGCCCGGTCTGGGTGACGCCCGTCCTTCCCGGAGGGCGCCGCGGCAACGTGTTGGTCT of the bacterium genome contains:
- a CDS encoding queuosine precursor transporter yields the protein METVRDRGGACGAPAGRAYDLVLAAFVAVLLISNVASTKILVLGPFTFDGGTILFPASYIFGDILTEVYGYRRSRRVIWAGFAATGLMAATLALVGALPPAADWPNQDAYVAILGQTPRIVLASLLAYFAGEFSNSWVLSRMKVLTGGRWLFTRTIGSTLVGEGLDTAIFVLVAFAGVLPGPLLWSVAVSNYVFKVGFEAAATPLTYLAVNRLKATEGIDTFDVGISYNPFRLSER
- the greA gene encoding transcription elongation factor GreA; this encodes MAELPIVKKLEEEVAALDRECRITLPRLIREAAAQGDISDNAEYRAAKQRQEFVQARIGHLKQRLASLALINPASIPRDRVGFGTTVTLEDADSGEEKVYRIVHPEEVDAGQGMISLLSPVGQALRGKQENDEVVIRTPTATRTYLVTRLRTLHDADD
- a CDS encoding SdrD B-like domain-containing protein, with the protein product MSLTLDGAPVGAYLYLAGTDDNRPGGDPNVRVAITNGSGTTRVINVVPVVYATPTVPAQYVSRVEITRYLSRGKNTLAISGYDLETPDAAFVFAVFDGGADASLKYILVRDGADIGWYPELPPLGPDSEAVSFRFAPAVTGRQGSVLLAITDGDSGRGDEVLGFTGTGFPSDQLTDTDADGRLDIVNRRVALTAVDTPPRGNDPANAGGTLEARRGAFSLEEDCLGEPVATGGCAIGPNFGLVSGRYPIPPGHRHAEFQIQSEDPEDGDSFMLFFALAVVPYNETVDPLPDIQVVKNVTPTVMPEPGGPADFEVIVTIPVWSEESVWVTSLVDDVFGNLTGRGTCLLPRSLPRGGSYRCTFTAPVSGTVERRHRDVVTVSGVGMISRAPVSASDDAIVNFTRDMPGRIIVQKVTVPEGAPALQFGFTASYNAAGFQLANGQSNDSGDLVAGTYSVAETMPLPANWTLESAVCDDQSPVGAISLQAGETVTCVFTNRYTPTPGIRIDKTASPLEVYPGDPVTYTYTVTNTGSVVLVDITVTDDRIAGQIAAVPRLEPGESFTVTRTVVAPACGQAGTTSTPCSQLPTSLFGPVPEPHLVTCYLRNIATVEAYEPALRIMATDSDDACIKILPFSAVGNRVWEDLGNLGIRDAGEPGIRGVRISLLKDGVVIARTVTDDLGRYSFENLRAGTYVVDPDDVPGYRLTTGNDPLPVTLHVGEYFTLANFGFQLLP
- a CDS encoding cytochrome c3 family protein — protein: MRRLRSAAPAAFLTALVLILAPPPVGASDGCLECHDKKDVGAGSRSTHPPFQDDECDACHADHGADERLVLTADGNAVCDGCHDTGERAFLKAHREIRGPKARCVSCHDPHRSAEEHLLVPNRHRPLAFGRCDQCHRYDGRLVKPVRELCLGCHGGEEFARRIQHAPVRQGQCLSCHDPHASREPFLLTARYALGRTAGGERDAALCLGCHARESFFTADAERTLFRGNGRNYHALHLRNGAPGAAPRAVSCRACHEVHTSDSPRLVRRDLDCDGIPCLKLDYERTDLGGQCLSGCHTAQSYAFSRGAEALPQAVQELLREPPPPVAFRSARGALANPTPLEESINRRCVGCHEKDVRRFSQGRPHDPVRSGACSACHLDHGPENRLVLLGPEDRVCSRCHDLRAAAAAAGHGGFALAGSRCTECHDPHGGDSPGFIYARRHPPFEERDCGACHGDPAKGWRIEGTAADTCRQCHDDVGRGAYRHGALAGKGCLGCHRAHAARETRLLREPRAALCFECHKRERFAGEAVHDPVSSGDCAACHPPHDAAAPGLLVRPYPLEQYLPFDPGRFGLCWECHDEGALTDPSRAADTGFADGESNLHALHLRDRVSKNEVGTRVQPGVTCRNCHDPHATEGPRLVRRVLDCNGVPCLQLEFHKVGAGGRCVGGCHVTKSYLPAAGR
- a CDS encoding type II secretion system protein, whose amino-acid sequence is MDVRGRETGRRVILGSGGYSLVEMMIAIGMAVVVGAGLYFVFTAQQRSSRSQKTYNDLQTTCSFALDTIKNDLLLAGYRAKNVTEPISAAGATAVTFEFWDDRASFEPPYDDITQFTNHTQVTYGLTGGNLTKTIRRWHTPGAGAYDTPLTFTLAPNVSGLEFQYLKEDNQPWTSAEPKNLIRSVRVSLQCRAAQRDANFITANIDKFQTISLTAEVRPRNIAVSENPEDKTPPAVPLSQPGSIFKAWDEGQCGCLQLKWTPNADSDIAGYTVYYGFAAGSYIGRARVVHQDAAYQYFTLRNLAAANVPYYIALAAYDKSGNQSALCTPISANPNPSVRTEAGSGSDTTITPLPPAAPGAPSVATPADNQLQVSWTKTYSDCMTAPVFGYRVYRSANPTFTPQGTAAGLGNCIADERTLGPDATSYLDTGADTPAGYLVGCVPYYYKIATVNCDPAQLSNYTDPGAGTTTTYTAAQFASISGSPTDGTRTSSPVLNSKAGYRRIILSVTNPSRAAGQFPDFTFTRIYFSTAGSPQLSETRDAEGYNVVTDPGGGPARLIPDGGGIVAGGGGPYTINFDDEDSEIPNGSPAGIGNPQLNKDATYYFLAVAYDRCKNHSEDTAEARSTAEQCSDCLVGEVCRDAPPPAMDLRVTQGCNGAPLRLEWNYDAGNYITNPDFQGFRVVRCQGAGCVPLDPALGGGGTVLGGTYLSPDTYLLDDSVVDGQIYNYRVYAGDCYYQRWLEGQAIDPANDPTNNAASTSISGIALGFFDRAHVVGDLETTLTADIDSVQNTIPVASTVGWTHRQIQINSEVIECNGVTPTEFTDCWWRGAEGTVAISHTAGTPVRSYPPAPARAAVTGDLSLVPPTFLHNFVLVGARNTSAGQLRLTELESSWEDPAAFFTRLLYYDQAGTATVLMEDTVPFQHGSSGSIAVLQPVDVDPQLDNIPLKLTFLKADGTADSSLDLREEPIDLRWHYRNNATGIDTCMRAWAPPAPEGIIAPQGPTIMGTTQSAPTWGTVAWPVPGLQNNPPDAVVVPSGSWNFVQTNVHDTSGTGIASVRLYYTTTDPGVDVAPAVSGAYPGCDPYTMVELTNWAGTEIWSGSFPAWPIQPSSLDGRNVWFFVVAVDNEGNFDREPEVNQGAFQYFQQPEDPCLNTPRAPELTGTSDASSVRLDWSGSWWGPPPTYYNTNWSVCTDLAGFRVYHQIGQRSWNEVAGSPFPATTQNYTKTFTIAVATLAGAVGLADSTLPVNSTAGFLPSGGKVRIDTEIINCTGVTVDSFTGCTRAVDGTTAATHAPGAGVTQDLIALYANSFFVRAFDTCGTGVKFSDSAIFTEGFCSPRCQMQVWPSGTSIQPGDTVWVQIQACEKAGNGSADTIYVHTCSSVEGDDFALTESGDSGWFSGSFSTQLANSAGGGNAVLMVRADDTITIGGFESGPSGFGNLDVCTGHTYSCGAAQTVTVHTLGADVCADDHTPPVPSGVSTTKVGSCSTESVLPNNTKQLTVSWSKVSPPPGCTRMYYRGYQCETAGCTPSTPINGFFASEAGNCPGGTTCTSNQIAEASKLDSKVYRFAVSAVCEIDNCSTAPTIRTWESAVSGVADDPCP